The Collibacillus ludicampi region AGTAGACCGAGCGTTCGCTCAGTGTAAGAACAATCTATAAATATTATAACGTAACGACCGTTTGGTTCAAGAACGAATTTTGTAATTTCTGAATCGAAAGTGCTATTCCCGCATTTAGGGAACCAAAAGGCAAAGAAAACAGAAAACCAATTTGCATCAATACTGGAAACGATGTAAAATAAAAAACAAAAATGAAGTTAACGCATTCCGTTAATCCTACACAGTAAACGCAGTTGATGGATGTACCTTGAATTGAATATCACGTGTGTAGATTATATGGAAACGAAAGGGAGAAACAAGGTCGAGCAGAACTAGAAGCAAGAGTCTAGCAGTAGAACGTTTTGAAGAGATGCGATGATCAATGTCCCGGACTTTATTAACCGCTTTCTGTAGATCATGATTGGGCAATGAAGCTTTGAAGGTACTGATTAAGTTTAACGAAATATCATAATTTTCTGCAGGCGTTTGTCTGATTGCCGTTAGCAAACCTTTTAACCTAACACGCTTCTTCGGCTCTTTTGCTACATTAACTGACCAAATTAAAAAGCACCCGTATGCAAACGAGTGCTTCTTCCAACCAAGGTTTATTCGAGAAAATCCTTTAAGCGTTTGCTTCGGCTTGGATGCCGCAATTTACGCAACGCTTTTGCTTCAATTTGACGGATGCGTTCTCGTGTCACACCAAAAACTTTACCTACTTCTTCAAGTGTACGTGTACGTCCGTCATCGAGGCCAAAACGGAGTCGAAGAACGTTCTCTTCACGTTCAGTTAACGTATCTAAAACATCTTCGAGTTGCTCTTTCAACAACTCGTAAGCGGCAGCATCCGCCGGTGCAAGCGCATCCTGATCTTCGATGAAGTCACCCAAATGGGAATCGTCTTCTTCGCCGATCGGTGTTTCAAGAGAAACTGGCTCTTGTGCGATTTTCATGATTTCCCTCACTTTATCGGGACTCATATCCATCTCGGCAGCAATTTCTTCCGGGGTAGGTTCACGCCCTAACTCTTGCAGGAGTTGACGCGAGATGCGAATCAATTTGTTAATGGTCTCCACCATGTGCACGGGAATCCGAATCGTACGAGCCTGATCGGCGATTGCACGCGTGATCGCTTGACGAATCCACCATGTGGCATACGTACTGAATTTATAGCCTTTCTGATAATCGAATTTCTCGACCGCTTTGATCAAACCCATGTTACCCTCTTGAATGAGATCAAGAAACAACATACCGCGTCCAACATACCGTTTCGCGATACTTACAACGAGACGAAGGTTCGCTTCAGCCAAGCGTCGTTTCGCTTCCTCGTCGCCTTGCTCGATACGCTTCGCTAACTCGATCTCCTCTTCGGCAGAGAGAAGAGGTACGCGTCCGATTTCTTTCAAGTACATGCGGACGGGGTCATTGATCTTAACGCCCGGTGGAACCGAAAGATCATCCAAATCAAAATCCTCATCGTCTTCGACATGTGGATGTGCGTCTTCATCGTCATCTTCGACGATATCCTCCGACTCATTCATGACTTCAATGCCCTGTTCAGACAGGTACTCAAAAAATTCATCGATTTGATCCGGGTCCTGGTCAAAAACAGAAAGTTTATCCATGATCTCATTATAAGTGAGAATTCCTCGTTTTTTTCCTGTTTCAATCAGCTCTTGTTTTACTTGCTCGATCGTCATTTCTTTCGTTTCTCCATCTTTCACTTTTTTTGCCATGCCGACCCCCTCCTTTCAAAAAGCATAAAAGATCTATCGTAAGACTGCTCGCAACTGAAGTTGTTCCTGTTGCAAAGCGCGTAAAAGAGCATAATCTCCATTCCGCAAGGCTTCTTCCATTTCGCGTGGTATTTCTTTCAGTCGTTTTTCAAACGGATAACGGCGAATACATTGAATGTATTCTTCCACCAATCCAGGTCGCATATCAAGATTTTCAGCTTCAACAACCAATTCTGATGCCAGCTGTATTAAGACCGGATCGTCCAATTGCGCGATAAACAACGCCGGATTTGGTTTCTCATTCTCACCATAAAAATGATA contains the following coding sequences:
- the rpoD gene encoding RNA polymerase sigma factor RpoD encodes the protein MAKKVKDGETKEMTIEQVKQELIETGKKRGILTYNEIMDKLSVFDQDPDQIDEFFEYLSEQGIEVMNESEDIVEDDDEDAHPHVEDDEDFDLDDLSVPPGVKINDPVRMYLKEIGRVPLLSAEEEIELAKRIEQGDEEAKRRLAEANLRLVVSIAKRYVGRGMLFLDLIQEGNMGLIKAVEKFDYQKGYKFSTYATWWIRQAITRAIADQARTIRIPVHMVETINKLIRISRQLLQELGREPTPEEIAAEMDMSPDKVREIMKIAQEPVSLETPIGEEDDSHLGDFIEDQDALAPADAAAYELLKEQLEDVLDTLTEREENVLRLRFGLDDGRTRTLEEVGKVFGVTRERIRQIEAKALRKLRHPSRSKRLKDFLE